One Neorhizobium sp. NCHU2750 genomic window carries:
- a CDS encoding transcriptional repressor TraM translates to MILENKDIQDATLRPLVGLLADTSEPIKERLTINAMKQHRALVATAEELFQNLPENVGSETEASIDAHVAYLEATIAMHAQMSALTSLLAILGRVPTV, encoded by the coding sequence ATGATCCTAGAAAACAAGGACATCCAGGATGCGACCCTCAGGCCCTTGGTTGGTTTATTGGCCGACACTTCGGAGCCGATCAAGGAACGGCTGACGATCAACGCGATGAAACAGCACCGTGCTTTGGTCGCAACAGCCGAGGAGCTTTTTCAAAATTTACCGGAAAATGTCGGGTCCGAAACAGAGGCCAGTATCGACGCCCATGTCGCCTATCTCGAAGCAACCATTGCGATGCATGCGCAAATGTCAGCCCTGACGAGCCTCCTGGCTATTCTCGGTCGCGTCCCGACCGTATGA